From one Amaranthus tricolor cultivar Red isolate AtriRed21 chromosome 17, ASM2621246v1, whole genome shotgun sequence genomic stretch:
- the LOC130804705 gene encoding uncharacterized protein LOC130804705, with the protein MTFTTLSYKPFCGFLVCSSALSSATMKTLKPHCHCTLSPPFLSSRIFSKPNPNFSNYSLNFRVFNLNHVSCSSKVSSLSTQPSSSSSLTVYEAGSSGFRGLSWNSEVMEEVLEKVVYRCRFVTFLGVFGSLFGSLLCFVKGCAIVAESFSEHFAKSGNVISLLIEAMEVYLLGTVMLVFGMGLYELFVSNLDIAKSLSDAKDPHRSNFFGLFAMMERPRWLEIKTVNELKTKVGHVIVMLLLIGLFDNCKKAAISTPSDLLCFSASVLLCSGCLYLLSKLNGSH; encoded by the exons ATGACTTTTACTACCCTCTCCTATAAACCTTTTTGTGGTTTCTTAGTTTGTAGCAGTGCACTTAGCAGTGCAACCATGAAGACGCTTAAACCTCACTGCCACTGCACTCTTTCTCCCCCATTTCTCTCTTCCCGAATTTTCTCTAAACCTAATCCTAATTTCTCGAATTATTCccttaattttagggttttcaatCTTAATCATGTTTCCTGTTCTTCTAAGGTTTCATCCCTTTCAACTCAACCTTCTTCATCGTCTTCTCTTACGGTTTATGAAGCGGGATCCTCTGGTTTTCGTGGACTTTCCTGGAACTCTGAGGTAATGGAGGAAGTTCTAGAAAAG GTTGTTTATCGGTGTCGGTTCGTGACTTTTCTTGGAGTCTTTGGTTCCTTGTTTGGTTCTCTTCTTTGCTTCGTCAAG GGCTGTGCTATTGTTGCAGAATCTTTCTCTGAACACTTTGCCAAGAGTGGGAATGTGATATCTTTGCTGATTGAGGCCATGG AGGTTTATCTACTGGGAACAGTGATGCTGGTCTTCGGAATGGGTCTCTATGAGCTTTTTGTGTCCAACCTTGACATTGCAAAGTCACTGTCTGATGCTAAAGATCCACATCGATCAAATTTTTTTGGCTTGTTTGCTATGATG GAACGACCAAGATGGCTGGAAATTAAAACAGTAAATGAGTTGAAAACAAAGGTTGGACATGTCATTGTGATGCTGCTTCTGATAGGGTTGTTCGACAACTGTAAGAAAGCAGCTATTAGTACGCCTTCAGATTTGCTTTGCTTCTCAGCGTCTGTTCTTCTATGCTCTGGTTGCCTTTATTTGCTCTCTAAGCTTAATGGCTCACACTAG